In the genome of Crassostrea angulata isolate pt1a10 chromosome 6, ASM2561291v2, whole genome shotgun sequence, the window GGCAACTGATCAAAATCTAGCGGTccctattgtaaagtattcctagtttaaatcactaaaatcagtatatctttctaataaacaattacatcgaaatataaacagctaaaacctattaccaaaacatttaaaatatcatattttcatgagtttatATCTAATAAACTATTAAAAGAGGGGTTCTAGGAGGCAGTTGGCTACCAAATTTCGAGATTTCACTGATGTTTTATTGCTGggcaatatattttctatacattaatcttatttttcaactttttgtttcaATAATGTCTAAAACGtgcacatttttcataaaaacaatatacttttagTTTAAGATCATTATCTTAGTTTACTTATATGTAGTTCTCAGAGTAAGGTTGGTCCTGTAACATTTTGcaacaacaaaacacgctaATGGCTGAGTTTCAtttctctgttatttatgtctctggtttacCAAAAACCTGTAagcaagattaaaaaaaattatattcccTAATCTTTACATACTAATTGAGCTTGTAACATATATCCTTCTCATTTCCAAagttatttgtaaattatttataaagataGCCTGGTCATATCCATTATTACAAGTAATACTAAGTACAACTGTAATTTTAATAGttgttaataaaacaaaataaacaaatgatttATCAGCTCTATTCAATATTCAAttcacaataaaaacaaaaaaataatcttattttttgttaaaaattttagtATATGTGTTAACTCTGGCTtaatatgaatataattatgTCATTGTTGGTTTTTCATATCACATACTCATTTGGAAGTAATATTCAGTATGTGCACTTACATAACACATAacagatagaaaaaaaatatgccatTCAACCCTTTCGTTGTTTATAGACTGTACTGTTCGACTTGGAATCGCCCAATTGACAAACGAATTTGGACATGGCTTCAACCTCAGAGAAGGTCCGCCCTGTCGAAGAAGAGGCCTATGCGCCCGAGAACTACGCTGATGTTTTCCCTGAACTTCCCCAGGCTCCCCCCCTGGAGGTTACTCAGTGGCCAGCCAAGACCCCAGCAGCATGGAAAACCAATGTTCGACCATCCAAGTGTACTCAGGTTAGAATAAGTCTACAAAATTATATGGTTACCGTAATCCGGTGATTATAATACGCAGTAGTGTACAATACGCACCCCCCACTTTGGACCTGAAAATGGTGTAAAAAAGCTTGttgggatgtataatacgcataCAAAAATTGACCAAATGGTAATCCTGAGTATCAACTAAGCAGTTATACTTTGTATGCACGCTCAACTTCATCGCGGGAATACGCTAccggaaataagaaaaacacaatattttcttaGATACGGATTTATTGTAACTATATATATCGCAgtaatatctttaatttataatcaatgttttaaatagaccaagtattaaatattctactgtaaataaaatcaactacttatataattgtttagtcaTTACAATCCCCGTGAAGTGAAAAACAGACGATGTACAGGTATGGAGATAACGGAcctaattaaattcttaaatgactCCGATCAAAGTGATCAATTAGAGGCCTGGaacatgataaaatatatgCACAAATAGTTGTGTTGTGTATAGCTAGTACACATAGCCTAAGGGGGGTGTCTGAGATACCCAAGGTGTCAAACGTTAGTGGAGGGGGAGCACAACTGTTTCAATGGCTTCAATTAACGGAATAGGTTACAGAATTAttcatattcataattatttgcaataaattaattagcattacatgaaaatggttaaaaatgagCCAAATGATGTGTAAGCTGTTTTCAAAGATCGGTTACAAATAGCACGTGGCCATCCAAATTCTATTTGAATAACAGCTGTAATGGCGGTGTACACGGAGATAAAGAATAGgcagttcaaattaatttttaaaggtcattttgaaacagtttatctattaacagacttaaagtgtacattttctttaattacatgctataacaatgatttcctaagggttaaataataatatatatgtgataATGAAGGAATGTTACGATGTATAGCGGGGTATCGGTCCTGTCTGAACAGCATAGGTAATACGGCAGTATGATACCCCGTGCTTCAGCTAGGGAAAAAATATGTCCAACTCCTAtagggatgtataatacgcacccctttCTCACGGTAAAATATGCAGGGAAAAAAGTGCGTATTATAATCACCGGATTACGGTATTTCAAGgaagaaaaacaaacattatCTTGATGTGTTGTTCAAACTTTGAAAGGTTAGCATTGAAATTTCAGTCATTTTAGTATGACAGTATTTTAGTTCTACTTTTCATATGAATAATGCTTTGTGaggttgattattttttttgtcatgatTAAAAAGAGgaatttttttcaatggttTGAACTTTTATTTGAACAGGTATTCACTGTCCCTTTGGAAGAGAGAAGATTCAAGGAAATGAATGAGAATAGTTTTGGTGATGAAGGACAAACTGAACAGGCAAAAATCTGCAAAGAAATCATGGCTAAGCATGGTAAATTTCCAAGCAGAATTTCAtcataaattatctttttttatggAGTTTGTTAATCATACAAAACGTATTTAAGCTAAGTTGTTAACAGTTGAATGtaaaaaaaccattttatttAACACTCCTGTTCCATATATTCTTATATCTATTACAAGCTCATCAACTTTGTAATGGACATACTATTCTGCCTTTATAGATGTTTCCATTGAGATCAGTTTGTCCAAGGATCAGAGTTTGACAGTGGTTATAACAGGAAGAGAACAGTTTGTGATGAGAGCTAGAAGAGAGGTCTTAGGCAGATTACAAACCCAGGTATATGATGGTCTTTATTTGCATTATGTTCTATATCTTTGTCATTTAAACCCATGTGCTCAGTGATATCAGTGATTTTTATATTGTTGTTGATTTGCTAGGCTAGTGACACCGTAAAAATTCCACGAGAATACCACCGATTTATCCTTGGGAAGAATGGAAAGAAACTGCAACAACTGGAATACGAGACTGCAACCAAGATCACCATTCCTAGAGCTGACGAAAAACTGGATGGCATTAAAATTATTGGACCCAAAGAAGGCATTGAACGAGCCAGACACGAAATTCAGATTATTGCTGATGAACAGGTATGTTCTatgtaatgaatatttatattgaaaGTTGTTGTAACCATTTTTACACTGGAAATGTTATTTTAGTATGAAGAGATAAAATGTCTTGATTAAGAATAGGAACACATGTTATTGAGACATGATACATTAGTTTTTTATTGACACTTTTTCACTTCACAGGCCAAACTAGCTTTTGAGCGACTGCAGATTCCCCACATCTATCACCCATTCATCTGTGGACCAAACAACACTCTGGTAGACAAACTAAAGGAGGAGACAGGTGCCAAAATCCACATTCCTCCCTCTGTTCTCAACAAGGATGAGATTGTTGTATCTGGTGATAAGGACGGTGTCATGCGTGCGAAAGATACCATCATGAAGATTTACCAGGAAAAGGTTGGTAGTCTTAAATAATCTAAAACagaattaaataatattaaatatattctcATTTGGATACTTTTCAGAATATAAAGAGTTTTTTTCCTGAGGATTGAcattttttctcatgaaattcttatttttattgatgttttaaaaactaaaatttatttacaatttttgtaaatttttatttctaaaatttatttacaattttattagaAAAGGAAATGCCAGACAGTGTCTGTAGAAGTGAGAAAGTCCCAGCACAAGTACATCATTGGTCCAAGAGGCAGTGGAATTCAGGAAATCTTACTTGCAACAGGAGTATCTGTGGAGGTACCCAATCAAGACAGCGTAGAGACCATCACACTCAGAGGTGAACAGGACAAACTCGGACCGGCTCTTACCATGGTTTACTCTAAAGTAAGGCACTGCAGAATTTGTGTTAGCTTtggcaaatttaaaacatatcacAGATTTCTTAATAAGTTGGAGAAATAAGtgaggatatttttttttctctacagGCAAACAGTGTAGTTTTTGCGGAAGTTGAAGCACCAGCTTGGCTCCACCGCTATGTGATTGGAAAACAAGGTGCTAATGTCAGAAAAATAACCCAGGAATTCCCAAAAGTTCACATTGAGTTTACTGAGGGTGAGAATAAGATCAAGATTGAGGGACCACCGGAAGAGGTAGAGGATGCTGTCAAAGCATTGGAGACCATTGTCAGGGACTTGGTAAGGGAACCTATACAGACTACTCAAATAACAGCCAGCTTATGATAAGTTTTACAATGTGTTCATAACATTGTTTTTTACTATGTGtttatgaatgcattttcaTGAATTGCAGAAAAAGAGAATGGACTTTGCAGAGGTGACCATTGATAATAAATTCCACAAGCACATCATTGGCAAAAGTGGACAAAACAGTAAGAAaagtttcatttatttctttcatccagtattaaaaataaatgcacactttgcattttgcatgttttcaatcttttcatttttttaaaataatgtattacAGTAACCAGAATTAAGAATGACACTGGCTGTGCCATAAAGATTCCATCTGACTCTGAAAATAGTAATGTCATCAGAATAGAAGGGGAACCAAAGGGAGTGGCTCAGGCTAAACAGGAGCTTCTGGAAATGGCCAAGAGAATGGTATGGAAATGTTTTTATGATTCATTAATCATGCAACTTGAAAATTAGTTAAAATCTTACAAAGATcaatacaaatttattttttgcaggAAAATGAAAAAACCAGAGACATCATCATTGAACAAAGATTCCATAGAACCATCATTGGAGCCAAAGGAGAGAAAATACGGGAAATTAAGGACAAATTTAACCAGGTGCAAGTGACCTTTCCAGACCCAGGAAAGAAGAGCGACATTGTTACATTAAGGGGTCCAAAGAATGATGTTGACAAGTGTTACAAATATCTACAGACTCTACAGCAGGAAATGGtgagaaaaataaatgaaatgcaaatgATATCAAGGAACAAGAACATCTCAATCAACCACAATAAAAACTCAAAAAATTTATTACCCCTTTAATATACTGCAGTCCTGACTCTTGAGACCAATACTTAAATCAATTCAATGCTTTCCCTCCTGTTTGTTTATAGCATTTGATGAAACCAATATTTAGGACCTCAATTCTGGAAACGTccttttgaaattttcattgaagtagtttaaaaaaaacaacttttgatGTACCTTTCCATATTATAACCCTGTAACTCTCACTCTCTCAAACTTATTTAAGGAATCATTTCGGCTATGAATACActtatatatatgaatacacATTAATAACGGGAATGTTTGTCTCCATCTGATGTAAACCCTGCTTTTACACTCAATGTAAACAAGTGTGGCAGTCATAGAtcagaattttgaatttacttatCACGAGGCTGATAGGTGTATGATTAGGTTGTACCTTTCTATATAATGCTACTTGTACCTGAACCAACTGGGTAGAGTTAGCAAATTGCAAATTATTCATTCGAATATTAGAAGATTACTATTCATTTGAGTTCATACGAACATTAGTTTCAGCGCTAGAAATATTTGTTAATGCTTCAATAGAACAggcaaaaaaataattgcataaTTTCTATGAATTGTTTTAGGTTCAAAGTAGTTTTCAAGCATCAGTCCACATCTTCAAAGATTTCCACAAAAACATCATCGGGAAAGGAGGAGCAAATATCAGAAAGGTAAGCAAAATAGCAAAAGCGTAAAACGATATTGAAAGATATAactatacatttttatagcatttttaaatgctGTTGAATTTGTGTTTCAGATTAGAGAAGAAACTGACACTAAAATTGATTTGCCAAGTGAGAACAGTGACTCCGATGTGATTGTCATCACAGGAAAGAAAGCTAATGTTGAACAGGCTAAAGCAAAGATTGAGGCTATCCAAAAAGAACTGGTACAAACAGTTTACTTCAGAAAAGTTTGCAATGCAATTCTGTTGATGGATCAATATTTCCACA includes:
- the LOC128188320 gene encoding vigilin-like, translated to MASTSEKVRPVEEEAYAPENYADVFPELPQAPPLEVTQWPAKTPAAWKTNVRPSKCTQVFTVPLEERRFKEMNENSFGDEGQTEQAKICKEIMAKHDVSIEISLSKDQSLTVVITGREQFVMRARREVLGRLQTQASDTVKIPREYHRFILGKNGKKLQQLEYETATKITIPRADEKLDGIKIIGPKEGIERARHEIQIIADEQAKLAFERLQIPHIYHPFICGPNNTLVDKLKEETGAKIHIPPSVLNKDEIVVSGDKDGVMRAKDTIMKIYQEKKRKCQTVSVEVRKSQHKYIIGPRGSGIQEILLATGVSVEVPNQDSVETITLRGEQDKLGPALTMVYSKANSVVFAEVEAPAWLHRYVIGKQGANVRKITQEFPKVHIEFTEGENKIKIEGPPEEVEDAVKALETIVRDLKKRMDFAEVTIDNKFHKHIIGKSGQNITRIKNDTGCAIKIPSDSENSNVIRIEGEPKGVAQAKQELLEMAKRMENEKTRDIIIEQRFHRTIIGAKGEKIREIKDKFNQVQVTFPDPGKKSDIVTLRGPKNDVDKCYKYLQTLQQEMVQSSFQASVHIFKDFHKNIIGKGGANIRKIREETDTKIDLPSENSDSDVIVITGKKANVEQAKAKIEAIQKELANIKEITVDIPHKFHNSIIGSKGKLIRSIMEENGGVIIRFPQEGSTQDKVTIRGPISDVENAKAQLLEIANEKQTSGFTVEVKAKPEYHRFLIGKNGSSIRKVREKTGARVIFPSSEDTDQETIVIIGKKESVDEAKKELESLIKNLDNVVEGEMHVDPKHHRYFVARRGEVLKHIGDEFGGVTVSFPRSGVKSDKVVIKGSKDCVEGAKRRIQEIVEDLESQVSVDCVIPQTYHRTVMGTRGANVQDICKTYDVGIKFPDRPVANGENHNNGMANGDVDEVTAQGSKKCDTIVLTGKQENCDKAKEALLALVPVTEETAVPYDFHRRIIGQQGKDVRAMMKQFDVNISIPPPEEHSDKVKVTGPPNNVKNAIEALQKKCEQLELEKEERILKGFSLTVAVDSQYHPKIIGRKGERVKKIREEHDVIIQFPRENDAEQNSITITGYEKNAEAAKETILNIVREYEEMTTVECRIDHRVHPRIIGQRGRNVKKIMEMYKVDIRFPRQTDNDPDLILISGDEDNCMDCKDELLNLEEEYLQDVIDKEMMGQYERPSKYEEEKRSNPKSTGFVVAGAPWDRPPDTSSTEDFPSMGASTVAPKVNTAWGSNRLGKR